The sequence below is a genomic window from Budorcas taxicolor isolate Tak-1 chromosome 4, Takin1.1, whole genome shotgun sequence.
GAATCTCAGGCCCAATCCCAGACCCACAGAATCTGAATTTTAACAAAACTCCCAGGTGGGGCACATTCACATTACAGTAGATCACTGAAGGAGCTGACTGTCCTCCGAGTATATTCTAGTCATAGACTGGGGCCCTGCCACCTCCAGTAATTCTGGGCCTGAATTTCTGGATTTGGAGTTGGACCGGCCATGGGGGTGGAGGTAAACAGGCCTCGGTCACTGAAGCATTCACCCCATGACCTTCCTTAATGAATGCACGAATAACCAGTGCTTTGTTGAACACCTGAAAATATAATGGGAACAGGGAGCAGTGTGACATAGTGGGTCATATTGTACATTCTCAAATACGTGTTGATGCTACGAGGAACTGCATGTACCCTTTCAAACATTAACTGAAGCTTCTTTCTGTTAGAACATAGAAGCATGCTTGGGAGAAGAGAGTGAGGCTTCTGTTTAGTAGAGGatgatatatgaaataaaaatgtaaccagtgaactttttaaaaaatgcaattattGTGAAGTATCTTACCTTGAATAATTCAAAGAGCATATGATGAAGGTGAGATGGAACATACACAATATGAATTGGTTGGCCTGGAAATtttactagaaaaaaataaagctcattTAGAATTGGgaaacaaatatttcatttaaatatattttcatatctatttgattaatattttagATTTGAACAGAATTGGGATACTCCCCACCCTCCTCTAAAATCCTACCTTAGAACCTTCCCTTTCAAACAGTAAACACAGCTGGCTTATTTTCAAAATGCTATTACAGTTGCTTCTTAGTGCTCTATGatttaatttttgcatttctgtacaaATACATAAAGCCAGATAAATGTAAAATGAGGATGCTCTACATTAGATTATGTGGATGTTATTTCTACTTTCAAAACTTTTGTGTTGAACACTTGCAGAGTTAAAATTATAtgcattttaagaaataagaaaaataaatgtaaaagtctACAATAACATCACAATTGATGCTAGCTAgccataatttttatatttttaatgcatgGGAAAATAACCCATCTGATTATTCTTGATTTTTGTGAATTAAACATAAAATCCCATAGGCTAATTATGCTTAAATTTCACCAAGAggctaaagaaaacagaaacaaaaacctcataatactctgaaaagaaaaataaaagtattattcTTCAGCGTTTCAGGCCTTGGCAGAGTTTGAAAACAAGGCCTGGCacaatttcctctttattttagcAAACAGTTCAAGCAGTTTATCTGCAAGTATTACACAACATTTCTGTTAATGCTGAGAAGTATTTTTCAGTCCACCCCTACTTCTAGTTTAGCCATCAATTCCATTTCCCTTTCCCAAATCCATGAGCTAGGGTACTCTTAATTTGAGCAACTTGATTTAAATTCTCTCCACCAACAAATATTGTTCCTGTACAATGATTACTTGAAAAAGATGTTTACTTTGAGGGGCAAGGAGAAGGTTATTCCAATTTAAGTGGATGGTCTTGCTTTGAGAAGCAACTATGGGATGAGATAAAAATAGTGCACTGTACTCATCCTGTTATTACTTCAGGCAGTGTGGGAAGCCCTTCTGAAGTATGTTCTGCTTCCAAAACCATGGTGTATACTTAcatgaaaaaattgtttttttaatttttggtaaaAACATTTAACAGGAGATATACCTTAAATATTTAACTATGCAATAACTATAAGAGTAGTGCTGTagagcagatctctagaacttattcatcttgcataactgaaactatATCTACTGAATAGCAGCTCCCTATTTCCCCTCTTCagcttctggcaaccaccattcaaCTCTCCACTTCTATGAGCTCGACTATTTTTGATACCTTATGTAAGTGCAGGCAcatagtatttgtccttctatgactggcttctttcctaTAATACAgtttaaagtatttttgttttcaggtCTGACAAGCAACCTCCTTAGGAATATATCTCCACTACCAAGCGGTTCCTCCTACTCTGCCTGCCTTATCACCACATTCTGAAGTTAGCAATCTTTCTTTGATCTAAGATACTGGAACTTAGCTGCTGTGCTAAATCCTACATTATCTGCTCAAACCATTCTTTATGAATTGTCTTTAGCAACTGAATATACTCAATTGGAACTTTCCAGTTGAGATAAAGAGAGCCTtggcttcaaaaaaaaaacagtgtaaaaATTCTAGGCAAGttcagaagggaaaaaaggaacacAGAAATTGCTTTGTATTTACAGGAAGAAATCATACTGGGAGAACACTGAATTTTCTACAGattaaaatatatctaatttaTAACTTACCATTCACTTGTGTTAGCTTTAATTCTGGAGATGTTAAATAATACTGATCACAAAGCATCTTGGAACACTCAAAGGCATCTGGAACGGAAGTGTGGTGTTCATAATGATTAAATGAATTTATGCCAAGTAAAATTTTCAAGTGATCATCAGTGTATACACTATCTTTAACCTAAAATAGTCATTAGAGTTCAGgtttatgtatattaaaatacctttttaatattttattgaaaaaaatgaagacaatgtTTAAGTTATAGCTATTACTATAGGAATATGTGCACACCAAAGATCAAATACAATATATGAGAATATGGCACATTAGCTACTGATGTTTGGATtttttataatgaatatttaaaCACCTGACTCTCAAAAGTAAAGGACCTTCATTACAGAATTTATAAAAACATGAACACTCTGAATATGAATTCATTCAGAGAGTCACCTCAACTGACTAGATAAGTGTACATTTTAGATAGCGTACATTACTATCAATCAGATAGTGTACATTTTCAATAAGGGAAGTGCAGAAATCTACAAATTACCTTGGACCACTGCCGCCACATCACAGTTTGGATCAATGCTTCCAATGAGGCTTGGGTTTCCTGTCTGTAGGTCACTAAATATAAGGactgttgaaaaataaaaacaaagaacatcATTATAAAAATTGATAAGATAATAAGAGAATGATAATAAGAACTACCACTGAGAAAGAATGTGACCCACCACGTAGTGAAGTGTCTAGTTAGAGCACAGCTTATATTCTCCACCCATCTCTATATGTATCATGACTATCGTGACGAACCAACTTACTGTGCTGGTTCATCAGCATCCGGGTAGAAATACGATTCATGTAAAATCGATCCAAGAAATACTGAAGATTTTGATTGGTGACTGGGTCAGCTGTACAGGCATCTTTATATTCCAGGACTCCTTGTGCCATTGTAGGAATTACATCATGGTGTCTATTTCGAACTTTGATGAGAGTATCTACAAAACTAAGCCAAGATAGATTTATGGTTAATAGAGGTTCAAGTAAGTTTCATTAATTTATACTTCTTAGATTACTTCAAAGAAGGTTAAAGCTTTTTACAAGTACCCATCTACACAAATCAAATGATAAAATGTTTGGATGAAGCTTTATTTAGATTCTCACTACAGATTCTTTGACTCCAGTAGAGGAGATAGTTTCATAAAcagatttattttgcttttagctTGCATGTGAAAATAACAGCTCTGTGACTGGTGTTTTCATTCTAGTTGTTCACTAaggcttctcttttaaaaaataacaattaaaaaaataaatcagattgGAGATGGCTCTAAAATGCCATTGTGAAAGAAATTTCAAATCTCTTGTCAGATTTAGAAAAGAATCTTATAGCTAGAAACTGTCAGTTActctgaaagaaaatgtttactcTTCAGTGACACTGTCATGCCTTAGTATTATGTGATAGGAAGTTCTTCTACAAATATGATCATCAtactaaatttataataaaaatagatttcctttttcaaaaaaccCTCTACGTATTTCATTCTCAGAATCATGTTCAATGCCATTGTTCTCTATTACTTTTAAAACCCAGCAAGCCAAAACTTGTCATTTGTAAGGGGGTAGTTATTTACTATTCAGGACAATACTATAAATTATCCTTTAAGTTAgttctaaaaaataatatgatgTTTATAATCAAAGTTTTAGACACTTGTCCTAATGCCTAACACTTACTCTGACAATGCCTTTTGGTCCTCTGGGCTTTTCTCATGGAATTCCACCAACTCCATCAGGCTCTGCATATACCTACAAAGCAATAGGTGtgctttaagttttaaaattgaaCAGTCAGTTACAGGTGGCTGAAAATATATTGCTTCTTTCAAAAGATTTGAAGAgagaaagtatatttaaaatgaaaactttcttcCAAGACATTTGGAAAACATTATGTCTTAGAAAAACGAAAATGATTTAACCCTCAActtaataacttaaaattttaactatCCTAGATCACTAgtcagttttctgttttgtttgtcaAGAGTCTTTATTTTTATAGCAAAATCATTTGGAAACAACTTTTACAGAAAGGCTTCATGCTTTTTTCCTACTGCATTCATGGGAGAAGTCTTGAAAGCAAGACTCTAGAAGTCTTGAAAGCAGCAGTAAATACTAAGGATTGAGTGTGTGTTTCAGATTGCCCTGTTTAATGActgtataatacatatattccTTAAATCAATAAACAAAGAGCTGTGTAGAAGGTAGGTTAGGGTGAAGGTCTGGTATATATCTGCCTCAGTGCATAACCTGGCTCTGTTCTCTGAAAATCTGCTGCTTTGGGTTATCTACTCTCcctaaccagagaaggcaatggcaccccactccagtactcttgcttggaaaatcccatggacagaggagcctggtgggctgcagtccatgggatcgcaaatttggacacaactgagcgacttcactttcacttttcactctcatgcattggagaaggaaatggcaacccactccagtgttcttgcctggagaatcccagggacggaagagcctggtaggctgccatctctggggtcgcacagagtcggacacgactgaagcaacttagcagcagcagcagcactctccCTAACTCAGTCTTTATTTTCAGATAGAGATAATGACTGAACTGAGTGCTGGCCGTGGGCCAGGTACTGTTCTCAGTGCCTTTAAATGGATTACCTCATTTAATTGCACCCAAACATCCCTTTGAGGCATCATCTTCATTCTCTTCCAAAATAGATGGGGGGGTTTGAGGCCTAGAGATAAGAGATACTAACCAAGGATTTTTACAACTAAGAAGGGACAGAGCCGGGATTTGAATCCAGAAGCTGCTTCATTAGTTGGTTTGTAAGCAACAAAgattagtgagtgagtgagtgaaagttgcgtcttactttttgcgaccccatgggctgtacaggccagaatactggagtaggtagcctttcccttctccaggggatcttcccaacccagggatcgaacccaggtctcccgcattgcaggcagattctttaccagctgagccaccagggaagcccaggaatactggagtgggtagcctatcccttctccagtggatctagctggcccaggaattgaactggggtctcctgcattgcaggcggattctttaccaactgagctatgagggaagcccccatcttagacgtcttctttttttttttattcagaatACTCCCCAATTTTTAATTCTAGCCAGACTCTCCACTTAGTTTCTGAATGGTATAGCCAAACGCCAGCAAGACATTTTAGGTCCTCTCTCAATAGTAGTCATTCCGTATCTATTTCTAGGATAGGATTCTTTTTGCAGTATCAAACTCTTTCatgatttaaaacataaatatggtaactgttgattatttttcatattttcttctagagGTAAAAATTATATTGTGAAAATATCTACTTTATCAGGTTTATAGCTTTATAACTGCCCTTAGAATAGCTTACCCTAGATTAATAGAAAATTCTTTACATCTTGCTAAATAGTTAAGGTTCAGACCACCTGTTTTCCAATTAAGATTTTAATACATTGTAAGAATTCATAGTCAGATAACTGTTTTAAAACTAGAGACTGTTTCAGAATGGTTCACCACTTACCAGCTCTTAACTAATTGCACTGAAGAGGTATTTACTAGTTGTTCAGGGAGTATATAAATTTCCTTCAGGATATTGGCTAGCCTCACAGGCAACTCTTGTCGCAAAAATGCAAAAGAGGTTCTTTCACATGCGTTTTCTGAACCTgcaataaacattaatttttttcaaaaacatgtaCCTAAATTATATATTTGAGTAGCATTAACtatccacacacacatatatattacaaaattttatttcaccCTCAGTAGTAAGCATCTACTTATAATTCATTAGTAAGCATCTTCTTCTTTAtcgtctgtttctttcttttagaaaaaatgaCCAAATATGAGAattactgttttctctttttgatgaGGATTCACTTCCAAGAAGTCATACATAATATCCCAAGGCTCTTAGTATTTCTAAAAGAGTGCAGGATTCAATCCAACCACAAGGTCGAGAAGACAACATCATTCAGAGTTCTAGATAGAAAGCTGGATTAAGGACATTGGGGTTGGGGGGACGGGTGttgggagggctggggaggaggatgTCCTGATGTTTACAGACTAGtgctaaataataatatatttaaatccttgaaattttctttataaGATTTTTCTGCCgaaagtttgcaaatattt
It includes:
- the PDK4 gene encoding pyruvate dehydrogenase kinase, isozyme 4, which encodes MKAARFVMRSAGTLIPREVEHFSRYSPSPLSMKQLLDFGSENACERTSFAFLRQELPVRLANILKEIYILPEQLVNTSSVQLVKSWYMQSLMELVEFHEKSPEDQKALSDFVDTLIKVRNRHHDVIPTMAQGVLEYKDACTADPVTNQNLQYFLDRFYMNRISTRMLMNQHILIFSDLQTGNPSLIGSIDPNCDVAAVVQDAFECSKMLCDQYYLTSPELKLTQVNVKFPGQPIHIVYVPSHLHHMLFELFKNAMRATVEHQENWPSLTPIEVIVVLGKEDLTIKISDRGGGVPLRVIDRLFSYTYSTAPTPVMDNPRNAPLAGFGYGLPISRLYAKYFQGDLNLYSLPGYGTDAIIYLKALSSESIEKLPVFNKSAFKHYQTSSEAGDWCIPSKEPKNLAKENVAV